Proteins encoded in a region of the Candidatus Hydrogenedentota bacterium genome:
- a CDS encoding ATP-binding cassette domain-containing protein, whose protein sequence is MSSEAVISVRDASKIYRAYDHPLHALLARVTGGHFGRYKEFHALRNISFEVRRGESVGIVGRNGSGKSTLLQLICGIRQPTSGTVTVTGRISALLELGSGFHPDFTGRE, encoded by the coding sequence GACGCAAGCAAGATCTACCGGGCCTATGACCATCCGCTGCATGCCTTGCTGGCGCGCGTCACCGGAGGGCACTTTGGCCGATACAAGGAATTCCACGCCTTGCGCAACATCAGCTTCGAGGTCAGGCGGGGCGAAAGTGTCGGTATCGTTGGTCGCAACGGATCGGGCAAGAGTACCCTGCTGCAACTGATCTGCGGCATTCGCCAACCGACCTCGGGCACCGTGACCGTCACCGGGCGGATCTCTGCTCTGCTCGAACTGGGTTCCGGATTCCATCCCGATTTCACCGGACGCGAG